From the Musa acuminata AAA Group cultivar baxijiao chromosome BXJ3-1, Cavendish_Baxijiao_AAA, whole genome shotgun sequence genome, the window GTCATAGTTTTTGGTCTTGTTTGAAGTGAAGTTGCCAAACATTTCATCAGAATTGGTGTTTGCTAGTACCAAACTGAAATTTGATGTATTTAAAGCAACTTCTCATAATTTCAGATGGTTTCAGGTTGATTTGCAGAAGTCAACCCATTCTTGGTGGACTTTATATTAAGATGTCATGATCCAAGCTTGGTGCATGTTACTGAAGTATAACAATATTCAGACTCTTGAATTGATGAAAATTGTTAAGAAGGCACTTGACCTGATTACACATACTTTACATCACTCGTCAGGAGTATTATTTAGTTAATTTTGtatcattatctttttttttttctctatgtgtgtattttttttttcttgcttatGATGTATAATGTTGGATTTTTTTCtgctatttaattttaaattctattttttctATGATTTTGTGCAATGTGAATTCTGATAGGTTGTTGTAATCTTTGGTTTGAGAAATAGGTTTATACATCCTAATCTGATTGTGCAGAATGGTGCTGTATTAGCTAGACGTTTGCTGAATAAAGAGTTGGACCCTGTGACGGTTTTATCCATGTCTCCCAATGAGCTAAAGGTCTGTCTCCTATTCCAGACAGTTGTTTTAGATTTCTTTGGTAGTTGATATTCTTCTGCCTATGCAATATTCCTATTTCTAAGTATCACTTGTGCCTTTTAGGCCGATGAAGGCTTAGATTGAGTATGTATACATTTTTCATGTGAAGTTTGCATGTTTGAACATTTATATATATGGCAACCAATTATTAATTTTGTCGAGGCAAAATCGTTAGTGATTTTTCTTAACAAAGAATGATGAAATTGTTCCATTAGATCAACATGATGCATCTGTAAAGCATGGAGTGGAATTTAATGTCCATTAGTGAAATTGAAGAATTTATATCTATTAAATATTTGCTGGTCAATTGTCTTGCTTTTTCCACCAGCCGTTGGTCTTGTTATTGTGGTCCATGTATGTGAAGTTCGTTAACCGACTGATTCTTGAGCATTTCAGGATGGTTTGACTGCACAAGAAAAAGCACCAAAAGAACCTGAAGAGTCAAAACAGCTGCAGGTAAAACTTtattctctctctttctatctctTTGGCATGCAAAGTGATCAGTGATGATGCTGATACAAAATTGATCTATATCAGAAGAGATATGTATATAGCATAATAAAAGATTTCCGATTCAAGTTAATGTGAGGTTATGGGCTATTATTAACAGTTGAGGTACCACAAGTAGCCCTTGGGCCATGAGTTGGTAAAAGAACCATTCCTTCTATTTGTTCAATATGTGCTTACTTCATTTGCCCCACCAGATGACTGATGCACGATGTTCAAGATGCACTGAGAAGAAAGTAGGTGTTGCAGACATTATTCAAGCTGGTGGTCACGGGGATCGATATCAGGTCGGTGAGCATATATTGTATCTGTTTTTACTTGGGTTGTTCTTTCTGCTTTTGACTTGTACTCGAAGTAAACTAGGCGAACCAGCAATCATtttgatccaaaaataaaatttaggcTGCTGAATAATTTGCTTATATAGGTTGATAGCCAGCATGAAATATTTTGGTTGATCTTTGTTTCTTTAGAGTTAAGAATGATAAGAATATGTCATTTGATGAGTCTACAATATACTTGATGCTGATGTTTAAGGGATGGAATATCTAAGTTTGTTATGATAGTAAACTCCGTGGTAAAGTAATTGATGCGAAACTGTTTGCGGTAGTTAGACACTGTGAAAGCAAATCCTGAAGAAGTGTTTTGAGTAGTAAGACACAGAAAAACACCTTAAAACCGCATGTCTAGTTTGTTATATAACTACTGAAATGTCACTGAGGGAAGTGTCAGAAATTGTTCACCCAGCAGACTTTTGAGTTAAGAGGATTTTAGTTCATGGTAATAAGCTATAAGCTTCACCTCTGTTGTGGTTTGGGTGCCAAAGGTTTACCGAGTTCACTGACACCGTCATACTAAGCATAAGTCATGTTCCTGAACTCTTGTTTTATATGCATATTCTAGTTGTGAAATGTGGTGTTCTAATCTCTTATGCTAAAATGAACCAGCTGGAGTGTATTGCCTGTGGGTATACGTGGTATGCATCTCGAGATGCCATCTCATCACTCACCATTGATGCTCCAAGTGTAGCTGGAAATGTGGGTGCTGCCCCTTGGGCCACTGCCAAATTTGATGCTGTCGAGAAGTCATTGGTGAGCCCCCGGGAATCTGAAAAGCCGGCCACCGATCTATTTCAGAAGTCTACTGCAGCTTATATGCCTGTGCTCGAAACCCAGAGATCATTCAACAGATCAAAGACTGAAGATGCTTCTGCCCCTGCAGGTCACCGTGAGTAGACTATAGGAGGAACTCTAGTGCTAAGTTACGTTTTCGTTTTTTGTTCAAAGGTCAAAGTTTCATCGATGGTTGGTAGGATTTTTTGTAAAGTTTTCTGTTAATTAAATTAATAGGATTTATTGTTATCTTGTTCGGCTATCTTTGTTTTCACTAATATATCAAATGATCAACGCCGTCAATTTCGCTGGTTGTTTCATTATAGGCAGTCCTCAGATGGAGagccctttttttatttatttttggatctGACAAAAGTTGCAAGAAAATCATTAAAGCTATCACTTTTATCTATTTGTCAAAAGTACCATCAAGATctatgaataaaaaatatataaatgaaggaaataagccaaaatatttcatattaaaAGTACAATTATAACAACAAATGAAGAAAATATTGTAATTGAAAGATAAATATGCTTGTTGGCTTAAATATTTCATATTAAAGGGACAATTATAATCTCTGTTATTGTTGGCTTAAATATGCTTCTGACATGATGAATTTTAATGCTGCGCATGCAAAACTTAGTTATTTGGTCAAAAGATAAATCATTCAGCTAAATTTAGTTACAAGGCCAAATCCAAATGAAACCTGACCCCATCATATTCTCTTCTCAAGTGGCTGTCACCACTCAGAAGAGAAATGGCAtgctttaatttgttttcctgATTCACGTAGACGATTGATAGATGTTACTAAAGAGGGTTTTAAGAATAGTTCAAGACAAGTAAAGCAATGTTTTGATCGAGTTCCAGCGCCAACCATCCAAGTTCACCCTTAACACTTAATTCTCAGTTGTGTTTGTCATGCGTCTCCATTTACAGGCTTCGCAAAGCACAACGTAAGTGCAAGCACTCACTCCCTAATTCTGTCATTAATTGGTTCTAATAGCGAGCCTTATTAGCTGTCACGTCAACGTAATGGATCGAGCCCACTCCATTACCATCGCAACATCACTACCCGTCGCCTCCTCCGCGAGCAACAGAGTACTTCCACGGATGATATGGTAGAGATTCCCTTCAAGTAGGAGGAGGCAGGCCGGAGAAATCCCTTCCTTCGCCACCGATCGGGACCGTCGAGATCGCCAGGAGGTCCATCAGCGCCACCAGCAGAATCAGGAAACCAAGGATCCCGATCCGTACCTTTGCCCAGAATGCCGAATCCCAACGTCCATTTTCCTCACGCGGATCACCGCCCGTGTCTCCCATCGCCACCTCCACCAGAGCAGCCAGAAGCTTCTTGGATCCAGCGCTCACGTCCGTCGACTTCCTCACCTCGAGCATTGCCTCTCGTAGCCGATCCACCATAGCTACCTTCTCCTCCTCCGTTGCCTTCTTCACGTCGATCTCGATGGATTCTTGTAATCCGTGCTCCAGTGCTACAGGTAATGGAGATGGCGGGACCGGAGTCCTCTGCGTACGGGAAGCAGAGAGATCGGCGCGCATGAAATCTTCGAAAGCAACTAGGGTTTCGAACTCACCTCCGCTGGATCTTCGACGGTGCTACTCGCCTCTGGCGACGACTCGATCAGATCGTGGgattcgagagggacatcctcCAGAACGGCGGAGAAGTCGGAGCTCGGGCATAGGAGATCGGGGAGCAAGGAAGGGATTAAGGCTCTCGGGAGAACCTTCGGGTTGTGCTTCGAAGGAGGAGGGATTTCCTTGGGTCGCCCCCCATGGCTCGCCGGGCTCGGAGTTCGTCTCGGGGTTTGAAGAAGGCCGGGTTTCATCGCTGCCGGCTTGGCGAGCGGGAACAGAGAAAGGAGAGTGTCCAAACTCTGTAGGAAAGTTATTTATAGCTGTCGCGAGACCACACAGCAAAGGACTCCAATGACCTTTACACTTGAATATTAATCCGTATCAGATCCATCCAAATATAAAAGTGATATTcctcataattatttttatttggatgTTTTTATTTATCGAttaggataaaaaaaatttatattagaaaaaaatattattgacatcAGTATGAAAACGGTATGATCTGATCCGTATGCAAAGAGCCATATAAGATAGAGGAGTCTCTTCCTGTCTTGTTCTTGCACAAAGACCAAAATTAAGGAAGATTTTTCAAATCAATCCTTTATAAATATTCTAGAGGGGAGTCCATTTGTAATTGACTCGAAGTAACTTTTGATCTATTATAAATATTCCTACGAATATTCGATAAGCAGTCAATTCATAATCGATCCGATTTTCTGAAAATATTCTTACAAATATTTTTCCGAGAGATAGCTCGACAACTCGATAATTGACTCGAGCTATCTTCGTAGATATAAAGCTATTGGCGTGTTATGACATTGGCGTGTCGAATGATGACTAACTAATTTTATATTCCTTATCACTTTCACTTTTAGGTTCaatgatataaaaatcatgataaaattattttctgTTAAATCCATATGGTATGATTAAATAGAACCATACATTATTATCCCTTACACTCTGCCAAAAAAAATTAGCCAGACTTTTGGTATGTGGACAATACATTGCATCAGTATGTGACAAAATGAACAACAGGGACTGCACAAGAACAAATTGGAATTATTGCAGATGTTACACAAACCATAGTATTCCTCCCACCTCCCAACCCTAACTAAAACTCCCTGTCACAGAAGTCCATTCCATCATAGACCAAGCCAGTGAATAAGATATCAAAGAATCCATTTTCTTGATTCTGGAGCAAAGCTTCGGGTTGTGCTTGCATCTCCCCATTCATGCAAGCACCAGCATATCCATTTGTGGTGCCATCAGTAGCTTGCCCAGACGCCTCTCCATGTGGATTGGTGTTGTGCCATGGGTTGGTCGTCACCTCCCCCCGGTCATGCAAGCTATCACCACCATTAGCCTGGAGACAACCTCCAAACAGAACCCTAGGCAAGCCATTTAAAGCAGTCAACTTTGGAGAGAAACCTCCAATGTCCACATGCGTTGCAGGTGAAATCATCTGGCTGTTTGGTTCTTCTTCATGTTTGACCGGACCTTGGTTGGTGCAGTCCGAGGAGGAGGTTGCAGAGGCATGAGGATCTGAATTCTGAGCCTTGGTAACTCTCTTTTTGAGATATgaattccagtagttcttgacttCATTATCAGTTCTTCCAGGGAGATGCATTGCTATTTGTGACCACCTGAAAGATCAAACTCATGAGCACTTCATTTGGGTCTCCTGCAGGAACTACAGAAACAAGTCCAAGAAAAGAAGGACTCGTTTCAGAACTAATCAAACAGTTCTGGAAGAGTTAAAGCATCATAAGGTTCGGTCTGAGGAATTCTTTGTTAGCAACAtactgttcttttctttttttttgcttcctttggtaACTCACTGCCTTTCTTCATCAGATAATctcctacttaatctaaacaGATTCACATCGGCAGAAGCATATGTCACTGACAAAATGCATCGAACACTCACCTGTTCCCCAACTTGGCTTGAAGGTTGATGACTGTTTCCTCCTCTTCTGGAGAAAAGTTCCCACGCTTCAAGCCTGGCCGCAGGTAATTGATCCACCTCAGTCTGCAGCTCTTCCCATTTCGTTGCAGGCCTATGGATCAAGCAAGTTGTCATATGCAAGCAGGGAAAAGGTTGCAGCAGTTGACACGGCTGCTAGGGGTTTACCGGCGCTGCCAGGAACTGCACTCCAGCAGCTGAGACCATGCTTGAGGATGTAGTCTCTCAGTCTTCGATCCTCGTCAGGCGACCACAGGCCTTTCTTATAGTTCATCTTTGGCTTCTCGCAGGTCCTACACCCCGTGCCTTTGCCTCGCCTCGCAAAGCCTGCAGCCCTTACGCGGTGCTTCAAAAACTCTCTGACCTGGTGAGATGATGGACAAGAACATGTACTGATACTTAAAGGGACTTCTGACGCGTACCTCGATTTGTTTATGGTTTGTGCATACAATAAAAGGATGTGGCAGCACATGCGATTAAACTACGAGAGAACCTTTTGATGCACCCACTGTTtctttctctgtctctctctctctctctctctctcttccaggtTGGTTTGCTGCATGTTTCTTCTTCATGAAAGAAACTATCATTAATGCATCATAAAAATGCAGTGCCTGAGCTGCAGTTATCCTCTAATTATAATTTGCTGGCACTGGGATGCTTGTTCCAATCACGGTCGGCCTGCTTTCTCCGACACAAAGAATGAGCTGTTTGGTCTCTCAAAACCAATGATGAGGATAGTAGGAGAGTTGTTCTttctttatctctctctctctttggaattcttcttcaattattgtggaAGTACATGGATAGTTTGGTAACCACGTTAAACAAAAAAGAGTTGAAGGCTTTGGAATAATGTTTTTTACAAGGTTttgtctctttctctctttgtcaAAGGAGTGGTAAGAATGGCATTGGAGAGACACAAGCTGTGGTAAATTGTATGATTGTGTAAAGAAAAGGACCAACATGCACCATCCCTTATTTGATGATCACTTCTTTGGACACTTTAAATGCTACAACAGCTAACTAAGAGGTAAATTGTATGATTGTAGCAATCATGGGCTAAGAAGGGTGCTCAAGCTGCAACTGGGGACTGCTGATTGACCAAGAGGACGATGTGTTCACTTAAAAATGAAATGTTTACAGTGGATGTGTTGGGGGAAGAAAGAGAAGGGTTTTCAAAATTAAAAGAAATTGAGGAATCTAAAGTTAACATGGtttgataatttttatttatatttgttaaaAAGTTCAAATTTTTATCATGTGATATTAATACACTACCTTTGAGTCGGTTCTAAAGAACTTATATATTTTCTCTCGTCATCTCTAGATAACTTAGAATAATATTTAGCAATACCAAAAATATTTCTCAT encodes:
- the LOC135628372 gene encoding MYB-like transcription factor EOBII, whose amino-acid sequence is MVHVREFLKHRVRAAGFARRGKGTGCRTCEKPKMNYKKGLWSPDEDRRLRDYILKHGLSCWSAVPGSAGLQRNGKSCRLRWINYLRPGLKRGNFSPEEEETVINLQAKLGNRWSQIAMHLPGRTDNEVKNYWNSYLKKRVTKAQNSDPHASATSSSDCTNQGPVKHEEEPNSQMISPATHVDIGGFSPKLTALNGLPRVLFGGCLQANGGDSLHDRGEVTTNPWHNTNPHGEASGQATDGTTNGYAGACMNGEMQAQPEALLQNQENGFFDILFTGLVYDGMDFCDREF
- the LOC108953017 gene encoding uncharacterized protein LOC108953017, with translation MKPGLLQTPRRTPSPASHGGRPKEIPPPSKHNPKVLPRALIPSLLPDLLCPSSDFSAVLEDVPLESHDLIESSPEASSTVEDPAERTPVPPSPLPVALEHGLQESIEIDVKKATEEEKVAMVDRLREAMLEVRKSTDVSAGSKKLLAALVEVAMGDTGGDPREENGRWDSAFWAKVRIGILGFLILLVALMDLLAISTVPIGGEGRDFSGLPPPT